GGGACGGAAGGGGAGATCATGTTCGGCGTACGCAGTGTGACGTTTTTCTTGGCACGACTGATTCTCGGATACATCTTCATCATGCACGGCTGGCAGAAGCTCCACACCAACGGAATCAGCAATGTGGAGAAGGGTTTCGACGCGATGGGCATCCCGGCGCCCAACCTGGCCGCGCAGTACGCGACCTGGGTCGAGTTCGTCGGCGGCATCCTGCTGATTCTCGGTCTGTTGCTGCCGATCGTGTCGATCCTGTTGATCGCGGACA
This sequence is a window from Gordonia insulae. Protein-coding genes within it:
- a CDS encoding DoxX family protein, producing the protein MFGVRSVTFFLARLILGYIFIMHGWQKLHTNGISNVEKGFDAMGIPAPNLAAQYATWVEFVGGILLILGLLLPIVSILLIADMIGAIVYAHWDAGFWTADGGYELPLALIAGLLAVGFAQAGNAAADHYVFRRRRRGAVVE